The following is a genomic window from Anaerobaca lacustris.
CGATTTCCTGGGGTTGCTGCCCGGCGACGACGAGGTTCCACCACGCCGCATCCTGGTGGGACAGCCACAGATAGGCGCGATCGCTTCCCTGATAGCCCAGTACGCGCAAACGCGCGTTGGATGTGGTGGCGGTTGCCGCCGTCAGTCCTGCGAATGAAACGTCGGACAGGTACGCTGCCAGCGGCCGATAGTGGCGGTAGGCATTCTGCTGGTCCAACAGCTCCCACCACCAGAACATCGCCGTGCCCGATAGTCCGGAGAAGGCCGACGCCCAGAGCGCGTTGTGGAAGTGCACGCCCTCGGCGTCCTGCTTCATGTGGTCGCTGAGCCCCCACTTGTCGGTGGCCAGGCCGAACTCGCTGAGCAGGGCCAGCTTCTGCGGCGCGTGCTCGCGCAGGAAAGCCGCCTTCGCAAGGATGGCGCCGACCTCGTCTTTGAAGTCACTCTGGCCCGGCCGCAGGTAGTGGTGCGACTGCGCGACGTCCAGCGCCGCCAGCCGGCAGTCGCGAGCCGACGGGTGCCACGTGCTGGTGGTCCGCAGGTGGCGGTAGATGTCGATTTCGTCGAGATAGCGGGCGAGTTCCTCGTAGAAGCGGGCCGTCGGCTTGCCCGGATCGATCTCGTTGAAATACTCCCACGCCGCAACGCTGGTCGAATAGGCCCAGCGGGCTACGGCATAGCGCATGAAGTTCTTCGCGTCCGCAATGGCTTGGTCATACGCCGCGCTGTTCGGGTCGGAAAGCGCGCCCATATAGAGGTCGCGCGTCAGGACGCAGAGCATCAGGTAGATGCCGTTTCGCTCGGCCGCCTGTACGATCTGATCGAGCATGAAGCAGTCGAGTGGATTGTAGAAGCCGCGCACGGGACGATTGGTGTCCGCCTCCCAGAGCAGTTCGGTGCTTCCGGCCGTTTCTCTCAGCGACAACTCGGCCAGCCAGGCGGCGCCGTCGCCCGAAAGGGCGATCGTCGTGCGCCCCAGCCAGTATTCGCTCTCGCCGGTGGTGAATTCCTTCTCGAAAGCCTCCCATGCGCTAGCCTTGGCGGGCGCATACCAGCGGTGGCTGCCGACCTGGACGTGCAGGCCGGTGGCTCCGTCGGTCTTGAATCGGCCGCGCAGCGTGTAGCTCGTGCTCGGACGAAGCGCGACCCGATGGGAAGGTGAGACCTCGATCGATGTGCCATCGGCGCCCTTGATTGCGACGCAGCGGCCCTCGCCATCCGGCAAAGGCATGATGGGCGACTGGCGGTTCCACGATCGCGTCCACGCGCTCTTGCGGGCCTCGATGGCGACGGCCCAGTCCTCGCAGCAGGTCCAGATCCGCACGAAGTTTGCGCCGTTTCGCGCCAATTCGGCGAAGATCGCTTCGGCTCGGGGGACGTTGACGTACTGACCGTCGCCGATGAACGCGAGGTTCTGGCCGATGGCGAAGAATGGCTCGCCTTGGGTGAACTCCAGGAACCTTGGGTCTCGCCGTCCGACGCGGAGGAACCCTCGGTTCTGCGACGGGACGCATTCGATGCGGATGGCCTCTGACAGCGATTGGCCGCTGTGGTCTTGCAGGCGGGCCCGGACCGCAAATGTTCCCGTCTCCGTCGGTGCAAACCTCGCCTTCCAGGTCCCTCGCCCGACGGGGTAGTGCCAAGCGACCGTCTTGCCGTCTCCGGGGAAGTCCCGCCGCTCGTAGTCCTGGCCGAAGAAGGCCGGCAGAACCACAGACTTGCCGCTGGGGCACTCGATCATCAGGTCGATCGCCACCTCGCACGGATCGAAGGGATTGTCGTAGGTTCGCTGCGGCGTCAGCGTCAGTTCGAGCTTCTCATACCTGCCGACCTGTGCCGGGTGTGGCCCGATGGCCACCGGTGCCGGCGCAGCGTGAAGACTGGTGAGCCACCCGCCGAAAAAAAGTACCCCGACAAGCGTGCGCACAGAGATCGTTCGATGTCGCATACGCTATTCTCCTTTGAAACCATGTCAATCACGAGAGACAGCCTATCATCCTGCCTTCGTTCTGAGAAGGCCCCATGCTTGGTGTCCGGGCT
Proteins encoded in this region:
- a CDS encoding DUF5060 domain-containing protein; this encodes MRHRTISVRTLVGVLFFGGWLTSLHAAPAPVAIGPHPAQVGRYEKLELTLTPQRTYDNPFDPCEVAIDLMIECPSGKSVVLPAFFGQDYERRDFPGDGKTVAWHYPVGRGTWKARFAPTETGTFAVRARLQDHSGQSLSEAIRIECVPSQNRGFLRVGRRDPRFLEFTQGEPFFAIGQNLAFIGDGQYVNVPRAEAIFAELARNGANFVRIWTCCEDWAVAIEARKSAWTRSWNRQSPIMPLPDGEGRCVAIKGADGTSIEVSPSHRVALRPSTSYTLRGRFKTDGATGLHVQVGSHRWYAPAKASAWEAFEKEFTTGESEYWLGRTTIALSGDGAAWLAELSLRETAGSTELLWEADTNRPVRGFYNPLDCFMLDQIVQAAERNGIYLMLCVLTRDLYMGALSDPNSAAYDQAIADAKNFMRYAVARWAYSTSVAAWEYFNEIDPGKPTARFYEELARYLDEIDIYRHLRTTSTWHPSARDCRLAALDVAQSHHYLRPGQSDFKDEVGAILAKAAFLREHAPQKLALLSEFGLATDKWGLSDHMKQDAEGVHFHNALWASAFSGLSGTAMFWWWELLDQQNAYRHYRPLAAYLSDVSFAGLTAATATTSNARLRVLGYQGSDRAYLWLSHQDAAWWNLVVAGQQPQEIAAATLEIEGLAPGEYAVQWWDTRQGLCVETQRVRCEQGRLSAPLPAVHSDVACKIARL